The DNA sequence CTCCAGCTCGGCCATGCGGACCCGGTAGCGGGCGTAGACGTCGCCGCCGTCGGAAACGGGGATGTCGAACTCGTAGTTCTCGTAGCCGCAGTAGGGCTTGGCCTTGCGCAGGTCCCAGGCCAGGCCCGAGGCGCGCAGCATCGGCCCGGTGACGCCCAGCGACATGCAGCCGGAGAGGTCCAGGTGCGCGACGTCGCGGGTGCGGGCGAGGTAGAGCGGGCTCGCGTCCAGCAGCTTGCGCATCTGGGAGATGCGCTTGGGCATCTCCTTGAGCAGCTCGCGGATCTTCGCCTCGGCGCCGTCGGGCAGGTCCTGGGCGACGCCGCCGGGGCGGATGTAGCCGTGGTTCATCCGCAGGCCGGTGATCAGCTCGAAGATGTCGAGGACCATCTCGCGCTCGCGGAACCCGTTGGTCATGATGGTGGTGGCGCCCAACTCCATGCCGAACGTCGCCATCGCCACGAAGTGCGAGGACATCCGGTTGAGCTCCATCATCATCACCCGGATGATGTCGGCGCGCTCGGGGATGCGGTCGGTGATGTCCAGCAGCCGCTCCACCGCGAGGCAGTAGGCCACCTCGTTGAACATCGGCGTGAGGTAGTCCATGCGGGTCACGAACGTGGTGCCCTGCGTCCACGTCCGGAACTCCATGTTCTTCTCGATGCCGGTGTGCAGGTAGCCGATGCCCACCCGCGCCTCGGTGCAGGTCTCGCCGTCGAGGGTGAGGATGAGCCGCAGCACGCCGTGGGTAGAGGGGTGCTGGGGGCCCATGTTGACCACGAGGCGCTCGGCTCCGCTGGCCTGCGCCCTGGCGATGACCTCCTCCCAGTCGCCGCCGGAGGCGTCGATGTAGTCCTCGGTGACGTTCGTCATTGGTATGACCTCCGCTCGTCCGGCGGCGGAACGGTTGCGCCGCGGTAT is a window from the Streptomonospora litoralis genome containing:
- a CDS encoding NADH-quinone oxidoreductase subunit D — protein: MTNVTEDYIDASGGDWEEVIARAQASGAERLVVNMGPQHPSTHGVLRLILTLDGETCTEARVGIGYLHTGIEKNMEFRTWTQGTTFVTRMDYLTPMFNEVAYCLAVERLLDITDRIPERADIIRVMMMELNRMSSHFVAMATFGMELGATTIMTNGFREREMVLDIFELITGLRMNHGYIRPGGVAQDLPDGAEAKIRELLKEMPKRISQMRKLLDASPLYLARTRDVAHLDLSGCMSLGVTGPMLRASGLAWDLRKAKPYCGYENYEFDIPVSDGGDVYARYRVRMAELEQSLRIVEQCLDRLRPGRIMIDDAKIGWPARLQLGGDGLGNSPEHIAHIMGGSMEALIHHFKIVTEGFRVPAGQVYTAVESAKGELGAHVVSDGGTRPYRVHFRDPSFTHLQAVAAMCEGGTVADVIAAVASIDPVMGGVDR